The following nucleotide sequence is from Chloroflexota bacterium.
GGTCTGTCACGCCGTTTGCCAGGAGCGGCAAACGCCGCGCCAGCCCGGCGGGTTCGGCAACCCGAAACGTTATACGAAAGCCGGCAAAAGCAAAAGAGGCGGCGCATTTGCGCCGCTAAGAAGCAAAGACGAGCTTGCCACGCGACGTAAAAAGGGATTCGCGCATGCACTCAACCGCCGATGCGCAGTGGAATGAGGGAACGATCGAGAAGCTGCAGAAGTGGGCTGCTGACAAGGAGGCAGTGCGTGCCGTACTTCTGACCGGTAACAGGGTCGGACCGCCAGGATCGTACGATGCGTTGTCAGATTTCGATGTCGTTCTGGTAGTTCGAGATGTCCATCCGTTTCATGCGGACCGAGCCTGGATAGGCGACTTTGGTGTCGTTCTAGTGACCTACTGGGACGCCCTCTACGCGGACCAGGAGACTGGACTTGAGATCTTTGCCAACGTCATACAGTACAAAAGTGGATTGCGGATTGATTTCACGCTTTGGCCCGTCGAGAAGGCGCGCCGGGTTGGGCAGACCCTGAAGCTCCCGGCTGGCCTTGATGTTGGCTATTCGGTGCTCGTTGACAAGGACAATCTCGCAACGGGCTTCAGTGCCCCGACCTTCATGGCGTTTGCCCAAACGAGACCGAGTGCAGTGGCGTTTGCGCGGTTCGTCGAGGAGTTCTATAGCGATGCGCCGGCTGTTGCGAAATATCTGATGCGCGGCGACTCGATGCCGGCCAAGTGGGTCCTTGACCACGACATGAAGCAGGTCTATCTGAGGCGACTTCTGGAATGGAAGATTGCCCTGGACACCGACTGGAACGTGCAGTTCC
It contains:
- a CDS encoding aminoglycoside 6-adenylyltransferase, giving the protein MHSTADAQWNEGTIEKLQKWAADKEAVRAVLLTGNRVGPPGSYDALSDFDVVLVVRDVHPFHADRAWIGDFGVVLVTYWDALYADQETGLEIFANVIQYKSGLRIDFTLWPVEKARRVGQTLKLPAGLDVGYSVLVDKDNLATGFSAPTFMAFAQTRPSAVAFARFVEEFYSDAPAVAKYLMRGDSMPAKWVLDHDMKQVYLRRLLEWKIALDTDWNVQFRSLGKGLQWRMSDERWKQLQAGYAGSAIEDNWRALDATLAIFRDVGEDVAHRLGFAYPVELDRQVREFLRRYRREGEAALAGSMHPRG